The Desulfuromonas versatilis genome has a segment encoding these proteins:
- a CDS encoding sugar phosphate isomerase/epimerase family protein gives MKLVLSAGSLYTLPLEKAFEIARDTGFDGLEVIINHDFGLSDNVGLIRAVQQILPVCSLHAPFFEIDGWGNKISQLQRTAELAIETGIPLINFHPPSWMGMELGFWRWFNRVKDYQAEVGQGQVIITLENMPSTGMFGSNPYLLGHTSRMIQFMEEKNLYLTFDTAHMGSSKANFLNDFHQFYNSGKMRNIHFSDYGYGKEHLLPGHGVLPLTRFLNHLRETGYNETLTLELSPHEFPDSEAGIRESLAEIFEYLCQETRFQERPRHGIVHQAATAD, from the coding sequence ATGAAACTGGTCCTGTCAGCCGGCAGCCTCTATACTCTGCCCCTGGAGAAGGCGTTTGAAATCGCCCGGGACACCGGTTTCGACGGCCTCGAGGTCATTATCAACCACGACTTCGGGCTCTCCGACAACGTCGGCCTGATCCGTGCCGTTCAGCAGATCCTTCCCGTCTGCTCGCTGCACGCCCCCTTTTTCGAAATCGACGGCTGGGGCAACAAGATCAGCCAGCTGCAGCGCACCGCCGAACTGGCCATCGAAACCGGCATCCCGCTGATCAATTTCCACCCCCCCTCGTGGATGGGGATGGAGTTGGGATTCTGGCGCTGGTTCAACAGGGTGAAGGACTACCAGGCCGAGGTCGGCCAGGGTCAGGTGATCATCACCCTGGAGAACATGCCGAGCACCGGCATGTTCGGCAGCAACCCCTACCTGCTGGGCCACACCTCGCGGATGATCCAGTTCATGGAGGAGAAAAATCTCTACCTGACCTTCGACACCGCCCATATGGGTTCTTCAAAGGCCAACTTCCTGAACGATTTTCATCAGTTTTACAACTCGGGAAAAATGCGCAACATCCACTTTTCAGACTATGGATACGGCAAGGAACACCTGCTGCCCGGCCACGGCGTGCTCCCGCTGACCCGCTTTCTCAACCATCTGCGCGAGACCGGCTACAACGAAACCCTCACCCTCGAACTCTCCCCCCATGAGTTCCCCGACAGTGAAGCGGGGATTCGCGAGAGCCTGGCGGAAATTTTCGAATACCTGTGCCAGGAGACCCGTTTCCAGGAGCGGCCTCGGCACGGGATCGTTCACCAGGCGGCAACAGCCGACTGA
- a CDS encoding AMP-dependent synthetase/ligase, with the protein MSEFRTIPQMVLGLAARRNERTALRFKRGGAYHDVSWRALEQSIRAYARGLAALEVAPGERVAIMSPNCPEWIYADLGAMSIGAITVPVYHTEGTSAIVYILQNSQSRILFAHSATAAAELAARLHEVPQLQRIVLLEGEFEHPRVTPLERFLRDGEQQKAERLEQRMAALDPEAVATLVYTSGTTGQPKGAMLTHRNILANVEAALSVFKITDQDQCLSFLPMSHVFERVDGYYLMLQVGTVIAFAESIDTVPANLQEVHPTLAISVPRLFEKMYARVMERALSGPWLKKQLFFGALKAGRAYVRQTQAGQQPSALLAHLVDLGRKVVFSKLRAPLGGRIRFFISGGAPLSRDIAEFFLAADIPIYEGYGLTETAAGIAVNTPEAHRLGTVGRPFPGTELRIADDGEILVRGPGIFKGYWEDPERTAEAFEGDWFRTGDIGSVDEDGYLKITDRKKDLIVTAGGKNIAPQFLENLVKADKFFANAMVYGDRKPFLTALLVPNLENLEKYARANDIPFLNHCDLVTHPKILELARTRLEAKQENLPGYQQIKRFTLLSGDFSKEQVTPTLKVKRRLVTQHYHQVLEEMYQAKDHGVHDSGFCIVDAERETRG; encoded by the coding sequence ATGAGTGAATTCAGGACTATTCCCCAGATGGTACTCGGCCTGGCCGCCCGCCGGAATGAGCGCACCGCGCTGCGTTTCAAGCGCGGCGGCGCCTATCATGACGTCTCCTGGAGGGCGCTTGAGCAGAGCATCCGGGCTTACGCCCGGGGGCTGGCGGCCCTGGAGGTCGCTCCGGGCGAGCGGGTCGCGATCATGTCGCCCAACTGCCCCGAGTGGATCTATGCCGACCTCGGCGCCATGTCGATAGGAGCCATTACCGTCCCCGTCTACCATACCGAGGGGACCTCGGCCATCGTCTACATCCTGCAGAATTCGCAGAGCCGCATCCTCTTCGCCCACTCGGCGACCGCCGCCGCCGAGCTGGCAGCCAGGCTCCACGAGGTTCCGCAGCTGCAGCGAATCGTCCTGCTCGAAGGGGAGTTCGAACACCCCCGGGTCACCCCCCTGGAGCGCTTTCTCCGCGACGGCGAGCAGCAGAAGGCCGAACGGCTCGAACAGCGTATGGCCGCGCTCGACCCGGAGGCGGTGGCGACACTGGTCTACACCTCCGGAACCACCGGCCAGCCCAAGGGGGCCATGCTGACCCATCGAAACATCCTGGCCAACGTCGAGGCCGCCCTCTCGGTGTTCAAGATCACCGACCAGGATCAATGCCTATCCTTCCTCCCCATGTCCCACGTCTTCGAGCGGGTCGACGGCTACTACCTGATGCTGCAGGTGGGGACCGTCATCGCCTTCGCCGAAAGCATCGACACGGTGCCGGCCAACCTCCAGGAGGTCCACCCGACCTTGGCGATCAGCGTGCCGCGGCTGTTCGAGAAGATGTACGCCCGGGTCATGGAACGGGCCCTGTCCGGGCCCTGGCTGAAGAAGCAGCTGTTTTTCGGCGCCCTCAAGGCGGGTCGGGCCTACGTCCGCCAGACCCAGGCGGGGCAGCAACCGAGCGCGCTGCTGGCCCACCTGGTGGATCTGGGGCGCAAGGTCGTTTTCTCCAAGCTCAGAGCCCCGCTGGGCGGCCGCATCCGCTTCTTCATTTCCGGCGGCGCCCCCCTGAGCCGGGACATCGCCGAATTCTTCCTGGCGGCCGACATCCCCATCTACGAAGGGTATGGCTTGACCGAGACCGCCGCAGGCATCGCCGTGAACACCCCCGAGGCCCATCGCCTGGGAACCGTCGGCAGGCCCTTTCCCGGGACCGAACTGCGCATCGCCGACGACGGCGAGATCCTGGTCAGGGGACCGGGAATTTTCAAGGGCTACTGGGAGGACCCGGAACGAACCGCGGAAGCTTTCGAGGGGGACTGGTTCAGGACTGGGGATATCGGCAGCGTCGACGAGGACGGCTACCTGAAGATCACCGACCGCAAAAAGGACCTCATCGTCACCGCCGGAGGCAAGAACATCGCCCCGCAGTTTCTGGAGAACCTGGTCAAAGCCGACAAGTTCTTCGCCAACGCCATGGTCTACGGCGACCGTAAGCCGTTTCTGACCGCGCTGCTGGTGCCGAACCTGGAGAATCTCGAGAAATATGCCCGGGCCAACGACATCCCCTTTCTGAACCACTGCGACCTGGTGACCCACCCCAAAATTCTCGAGCTGGCGCGCACCCGCCTCGAGGCAAAGCAGGAGAACCTCCCCGGGTACCAGCAGATCAAACGTTTCACCCTTCTCTCCGGGGATTTTTCCAAGGAGCAGGTAACGCCGACCCTGAAGGTCAAGCGCAGGCTGGTCACCCAGCACTACCACCAGGTGCTCGAAGAGATGTACCAGGCCAAGGACCACGGGGTCCACGACAGCGGATTCTGCATTGTCGATGCCGAGCGCGAGACCAGGGGGTGA
- a CDS encoding universal stress protein codes for MMLNLSKKILVAIDGSPQSDKAAEEAVRLAAASGTRFKSKVHAMLVLPSMRTPSFTDFFPSPPATERPDWEETRKRIFYVVEKAAREADVPLVSEVVYGEAAEEILSFAEEHEMDVIVIGSSGSGRVRRALLGSVSAKVASQARCSVYIVR; via the coding sequence ATGATGCTCAACCTCAGCAAAAAAATCCTGGTCGCCATCGATGGCTCACCCCAGTCGGACAAGGCCGCAGAAGAGGCGGTACGCCTTGCGGCGGCCTCGGGCACGCGCTTCAAAAGCAAGGTCCATGCCATGCTGGTGCTCCCCAGCATGCGCACCCCCTCATTCACCGATTTTTTCCCATCCCCCCCGGCTACCGAACGGCCGGACTGGGAAGAGACCCGCAAGCGAATCTTCTATGTGGTGGAGAAGGCGGCCCGGGAAGCCGACGTCCCCCTGGTCAGCGAAGTGGTATACGGCGAGGCGGCGGAAGAGATCCTGTCATTTGCCGAAGAGCACGAGATGGACGTCATCGTCATCGGTTCCTCGGGTTCCGGGCGGGTGCGGCGCGCTCTGCTCGGCAGCGTTTCGGCCAAGGTGGCTTCCCAGGCGCGCTGCTCGGTTTACATCGTGCGTTGA
- a CDS encoding sodium:solute symporter family transporter, whose product MDAESVKLVPALLLFATLALFVLVGLASRSSRGEYYLVRGPSIGRMGIGAAIASNWMSAASFLGIAGVFYLKGYLAFAYVIGWTGGYVLLLILMASQIRRFGKYSAPDFVSARYESGAARALSAAITILISLVYCVAQYKGIGLVFSWMFGMDYSAALLFGTAVVISYLVLSGSLGASRNQQFQYAVIIVSFLLPLMLVAKKLGFSWTDPQFGYGGALREVAAGSSAFAIAPWAYDSAFHWMALCFTLMVGTAGLPHVLSRFYTVPNPRDARWSVVWGIFFIGLLYWSAPAYATFARLWETRQGVAVAPETAAAMADLVVVKAVEWVGLSPWLLGVIAAGAMVAAFSTVTGLLITGASAFTYDIYYRMINPRASERARMRIAKGTTLVLAVLVLAGAANPPGMIAEITAVAFALAGNTLFPVFLLGIWWDRTNKQGAIAGMATGILITFGALLLGDAIPLIGNLFPPTGSALLGAPLVILVMIGVSLATPAPPEQIRRFLAEEVHGP is encoded by the coding sequence ATGGACGCTGAATCCGTCAAGCTGGTTCCGGCCCTGTTGCTGTTCGCCACCCTTGCCCTGTTCGTCCTGGTCGGCCTGGCCAGCCGCTCCTCCCGGGGCGAGTATTACCTGGTCAGGGGCCCTTCCATCGGGCGCATGGGGATCGGCGCGGCCATCGCCTCCAACTGGATGAGCGCGGCCTCGTTCCTGGGGATCGCCGGGGTGTTCTACCTCAAGGGCTACCTGGCCTTCGCCTATGTCATCGGCTGGACCGGCGGCTACGTGCTGCTGCTCATCCTGATGGCCTCCCAGATCCGCCGCTTCGGCAAGTACTCGGCGCCCGATTTCGTCAGCGCCCGCTACGAATCGGGCGCCGCCCGCGCCCTGTCGGCGGCCATCACCATCCTCATCTCACTGGTTTACTGCGTGGCCCAGTACAAGGGGATCGGCCTGGTCTTTTCCTGGATGTTCGGCATGGACTACAGCGCGGCGCTGCTCTTCGGCACCGCCGTGGTCATCTCCTACCTGGTCCTCTCGGGCTCCCTGGGGGCTTCGCGCAACCAGCAGTTCCAGTATGCGGTGATCATCGTCTCGTTTTTGCTACCGCTGATGCTGGTCGCGAAAAAACTCGGATTCTCCTGGACGGATCCCCAGTTCGGCTACGGCGGCGCCCTGCGCGAAGTTGCCGCAGGTTCTTCGGCGTTCGCCATCGCCCCCTGGGCCTACGACAGCGCCTTTCACTGGATGGCCCTGTGCTTCACGCTGATGGTGGGGACCGCCGGACTGCCCCACGTCCTGTCCCGTTTCTACACCGTCCCCAATCCCCGCGACGCCCGCTGGAGCGTGGTCTGGGGGATCTTCTTCATCGGCCTGCTCTACTGGAGCGCCCCGGCCTATGCCACCTTCGCCCGGCTCTGGGAAACCAGGCAGGGCGTCGCCGTCGCCCCGGAAACCGCCGCGGCGATGGCCGACCTGGTCGTCGTCAAGGCGGTGGAATGGGTGGGCCTCTCCCCCTGGCTGCTGGGAGTGATCGCCGCCGGGGCCATGGTCGCGGCCTTTTCCACGGTCACCGGCCTGCTGATCACCGGGGCCAGCGCCTTTACCTACGACATCTACTACCGGATGATCAACCCGCGGGCCAGCGAACGCGCCCGCATGCGTATCGCCAAGGGCACCACCCTGGTGCTGGCGGTGTTGGTGCTGGCCGGCGCCGCCAACCCCCCGGGGATGATCGCCGAGATCACCGCCGTGGCCTTCGCCCTGGCCGGCAACACCCTGTTCCCGGTGTTCCTTCTGGGAATCTGGTGGGATCGGACCAACAAGCAGGGAGCCATCGCCGGCATGGCCACCGGCATCCTCATCACTTTCGGCGCCCTGCTGCTGGGCGACGCGATCCCCCTGATCGGGAACCTGTTTCCGCCCACCGGCTCGGCCCTGCTCGGGGCTCCGCTGGTGATCCTGGTTATGATCGGTGTCTCGCTGGCCACCCCGGCGCCCCCGGAGCAGATCCGCAGGTTTCTCGCCGAGGAGGTCCACGGCCCCTGA
- a CDS encoding IclR family transcriptional regulator: MAKKDKSEYIIQAVSHALDLLEQFHGDVDELGVTELSKRLKLHKNNVFRLLATLESRGYIEQNKATENYRLGLKSLELGQTFIKQMGLLRQAKPILDRLVGECNETSYVAIFKEGHIVYLDVVETDLTVRVVSRVGSRLPAHCTAAGKVHLANLSDEELEATLPRGELKAFTSSTFTDRAKLKQELKKVADQGYAIDDEELDPGVRCVAAPIRDYTRRIVGAVSISGPSMRFSDERIEKELIPLVLQAGEDLSTRLGFHK; this comes from the coding sequence ATGGCTAAGAAAGATAAATCGGAATATATCATCCAGGCGGTCTCCCACGCCCTCGATCTTCTGGAGCAGTTTCATGGCGATGTGGACGAGCTGGGGGTCACCGAACTGAGTAAACGTCTCAAGCTCCATAAAAACAACGTCTTCCGCCTGCTGGCCACCCTCGAGTCACGCGGCTATATCGAACAGAACAAGGCTACTGAAAACTACCGCCTGGGGCTGAAATCCCTTGAGCTCGGCCAGACCTTCATCAAGCAGATGGGGCTGTTACGCCAGGCCAAGCCGATCCTCGACCGACTGGTGGGCGAATGCAACGAGACCTCTTACGTCGCCATCTTCAAAGAGGGGCACATCGTGTACCTCGACGTGGTCGAAACCGACCTCACCGTGCGGGTGGTGTCCCGGGTAGGCTCCCGACTGCCGGCCCATTGCACAGCCGCGGGCAAGGTCCACCTGGCCAACCTCTCCGACGAGGAACTCGAAGCGACGCTGCCCAGGGGGGAGCTCAAGGCCTTTACTTCGAGCACCTTCACCGACCGCGCCAAGCTCAAGCAGGAGCTCAAAAAGGTCGCCGACCAGGGGTATGCCATCGATGACGAGGAACTCGATCCGGGCGTGCGCTGCGTTGCCGCCCCGATCCGCGACTACACCCGCCGCATCGTCGGCGCGGTATCCATCTCCGGGCCATCGATGCGCTTCTCCGACGAACGCATCGAGAAGGAGCTGATCCCCCTGGTGCTCCAAGCCGGTGAAGACCTCTCCACGCGACTCGGCTTCCATAAATAG
- a CDS encoding HEAT repeat domain-containing protein, whose translation MKEDFTGADGESANQEWLKGVENALAGLVKLVKAIGYYPPGHPALKAAVQAAAGLFEPLLGAGENLALGVRREGFLLGERPLTPQNPMLAKLASLLFARRIQRLTILPDLTPEDLRAFARCISLESAEIQRLGGIQELLYNARVSTLWVNETDLAKILAQKEILEAQKKLHGEQQDEEPLSARGPTPAARKRDLQTVLAELRTATSDARYRQLLQELVPLLRMSLSEAPPSLVVGALVLLCRNSSTPAAGKSRREYSLHALNQLLGKELTDFLLDQLCGRSTPEKLRDAVFHILVYLREKVVPEIMERLTEEGEARARKILSAALVRQGRAAVPILIEHLADPRWFVVRNAVGILGEIRDQGSAAHFAPLLHHKEPRVRRETLRALTRIGGRNAIDILLHTVDEEEGDLRRQALLCLGAIKDGEAIPTLVKLVQKPDLMLASIEDKKAAIRALGEIGHRDAVPTLSSILRRRRFWRRSRWDELRLYAAQALGGIGDPEASAVLETAANGRPAEVARAASQALKQIRPLSEHES comes from the coding sequence ATGAAAGAGGATTTCACAGGGGCGGACGGCGAATCGGCCAATCAGGAGTGGCTCAAAGGGGTGGAGAATGCCCTGGCGGGGCTGGTCAAGCTCGTCAAGGCAATCGGTTACTACCCCCCGGGGCATCCGGCGCTGAAGGCGGCCGTCCAGGCAGCCGCGGGGCTTTTCGAGCCGCTGCTGGGCGCCGGGGAGAACCTGGCCCTCGGGGTACGTCGGGAGGGCTTTTTGCTGGGCGAGCGCCCCCTCACCCCGCAAAACCCGATGCTGGCCAAACTCGCCTCCCTGCTGTTTGCCCGCCGCATCCAGCGGCTCACCATCCTGCCCGATCTCACCCCGGAGGACCTGCGCGCCTTCGCCCGCTGCATCAGCCTGGAGAGCGCCGAGATCCAGCGGCTGGGGGGGATTCAGGAACTGCTGTACAACGCCCGGGTGTCCACCCTCTGGGTCAACGAAACCGACCTGGCCAAGATTTTGGCGCAGAAGGAGATCCTGGAAGCCCAGAAGAAGCTCCACGGCGAGCAGCAGGATGAAGAGCCCCTGTCCGCCCGGGGGCCAACCCCTGCCGCCCGGAAACGGGATCTGCAGACGGTCCTCGCGGAACTTCGCACGGCCACCTCCGACGCCCGCTATCGCCAGCTGCTGCAGGAGTTGGTCCCCCTGCTGCGCATGAGCCTGAGCGAAGCCCCCCCTTCGCTGGTGGTGGGGGCGCTTGTGCTGCTCTGCCGGAACAGCTCCACCCCGGCGGCCGGCAAGTCACGCAGGGAATATTCCTTGCATGCCCTGAATCAGCTCCTGGGCAAGGAGCTGACGGACTTCTTGCTCGACCAGCTGTGCGGCCGCAGCACACCCGAGAAACTACGCGACGCGGTCTTCCACATCCTGGTGTATCTGCGCGAGAAGGTCGTCCCCGAGATCATGGAGCGGCTGACCGAGGAAGGCGAGGCCCGCGCGCGCAAGATCCTCTCTGCCGCCCTGGTCCGCCAGGGCCGCGCCGCCGTGCCGATCCTGATCGAGCATCTTGCCGATCCGCGCTGGTTCGTGGTGCGCAACGCCGTAGGCATCCTCGGCGAGATCCGCGACCAGGGATCGGCAGCGCACTTCGCGCCCCTGCTCCACCACAAGGAGCCGCGGGTGCGCAGGGAGACCCTGCGGGCCCTCACCCGCATCGGCGGCCGCAATGCCATCGACATCCTGCTGCACACCGTCGATGAGGAGGAGGGGGACCTGCGCCGCCAAGCCCTGCTCTGCCTGGGGGCGATTAAAGACGGCGAGGCGATCCCCACCCTGGTCAAGCTCGTCCAGAAGCCGGACCTGATGCTGGCCAGCATCGAGGACAAAAAAGCCGCCATCCGGGCCCTGGGGGAAATCGGCCATCGCGACGCGGTCCCGACCCTCTCTTCCATTCTGCGCCGACGCAGATTTTGGCGCCGCTCCCGCTGGGACGAGCTGCGGCTCTACGCAGCCCAGGCCCTGGGGGGGATCGGTGACCCGGAGGCGAGCGCCGTTCTCGAAACCGCAGCCAACGGCCGTCCAGCCGAGGTGGCACGGGCAGCCTCCCAGGCGCTGAAGCAGATCCGCCCACTGAGCGAACATGAATCCTGA
- a CDS encoding HD-GYP domain-containing protein, translated as MNPELCRQMVQAMAGAYKGLRLYPLQHPAIERLLEGLLNSLVPLFAEERPVRMGLLEGVLFLEDQLFSEGSPAAEELARLLQMLELEGLEFHPNIGIGELRSFLGILKDGGGKGETFQDTLTDRGIHNIRACLPQSTEEDEEDQAPRKVYGRALKVVDKIFQDMRLGKIPSSTEARRVVKSMVKLTLADPHALFALSMLRDYDNYTFNHSVNVSVIALAVGRACGLDEEQLRTLGLGGLLHDLGKLIIDRRIITKPGRLTDEEFAEIRKHPQSGAIIVRQMEGISQEVIDIVLCHHLRYDRKGYPEDARGRSISPLADMAAIADTYDAMTTLRSYQHPMTPRKATARLRELGGTVLHPRYVELMINALGPYPVGSLVRLDSNEIGLVIRVDTRQPDTIDLKVLFDGDGERLAEPVVRHLPGSQSKRIIAEVDPFSRGIEVGEFF; from the coding sequence ATGAATCCTGAACTCTGCCGACAAATGGTCCAGGCGATGGCCGGGGCCTACAAGGGGCTGCGGCTCTATCCGCTGCAGCACCCGGCGATCGAACGCCTGCTCGAAGGGCTGCTGAACAGCCTGGTTCCCCTGTTCGCCGAGGAGCGACCGGTGCGGATGGGGCTGCTCGAGGGAGTGCTGTTTCTCGAAGACCAGCTGTTCAGCGAGGGCAGTCCGGCAGCCGAAGAACTGGCTCGGCTGCTGCAGATGCTCGAGCTGGAGGGGCTGGAGTTTCACCCCAACATCGGCATCGGCGAACTGCGCAGCTTTCTGGGCATCCTCAAAGATGGCGGCGGCAAGGGCGAAACCTTCCAGGACACCCTGACCGACCGCGGCATCCACAACATCCGCGCCTGCCTGCCCCAGTCCACCGAAGAGGACGAGGAGGATCAGGCCCCGCGCAAGGTCTACGGGCGGGCCCTCAAGGTGGTGGACAAGATCTTTCAGGACATGCGCCTGGGCAAGATCCCTTCCTCCACCGAGGCGCGGCGGGTGGTCAAGAGCATGGTCAAGCTCACCCTCGCCGATCCCCATGCCCTGTTCGCCCTGTCGATGCTCCGCGATTACGACAACTACACCTTCAACCACTCGGTGAACGTCTCGGTCATCGCCCTGGCGGTGGGCCGGGCCTGCGGCCTGGACGAGGAGCAGCTGCGCACCCTCGGGCTGGGCGGGCTGCTGCACGATCTTGGCAAGCTGATCATCGACCGGCGGATCATCACCAAACCGGGGCGCCTGACCGACGAGGAGTTCGCCGAAATTCGCAAGCACCCCCAGTCGGGGGCGATCATCGTGCGCCAGATGGAAGGCATTTCCCAGGAAGTCATCGACATCGTCCTCTGCCACCACCTGCGCTACGACCGGAAAGGCTACCCGGAAGACGCCCGCGGCCGAAGCATCTCCCCCCTGGCCGACATGGCCGCCATCGCCGACACTTACGATGCCATGACCACCCTGCGCTCCTACCAGCACCCCATGACCCCCCGCAAGGCCACAGCCAGGTTGCGGGAGCTGGGGGGAACGGTTCTGCATCCCAGGTACGTCGAACTCATGATCAATGCCCTGGGCCCCTACCCGGTGGGGAGCCTGGTGCGCCTCGACAGCAACGAAATCGGCCTGGTCATCCGGGTCGACACCCGACAGCCGGACACCATCGACCTGAAAGTCCTCTTCGACGGGGATGGCGAGCGCCTGGCCGAGCCCGTGGTTCGCCACCTCCCCGGCTCCCAGTCCAAAAGGATAATCGCGGAAGTCGATCCTTTCTCACGCGGCATTGAGGTCGGGGAATTCTTCTGA
- the coaE gene encoding dephospho-CoA kinase (Dephospho-CoA kinase (CoaE) performs the final step in coenzyme A biosynthesis.): MILGVTGGIASGKSTVAQVFRELGAIVVSADELARQAVLPGTPALRQLVERFGPQVLCADGTLDRAALSRIVFADPRARQDLNRITHPAIAALAEKRLAELRRQNPLLVVYEAPLLFEAGAEGRVDAVLSVIIDERLQLNRLMARDRSGPEAAQARIAAQMPQSEKAARSDYLIDNSGSLEQLRQQVQALWSQLTGRGPAAGPADRENR; this comes from the coding sequence ATGATACTTGGCGTTACCGGCGGCATAGCCAGCGGCAAAAGTACCGTGGCGCAGGTATTCCGGGAGCTGGGGGCCATCGTGGTGAGTGCCGATGAACTGGCCCGCCAGGCGGTTCTGCCCGGGACGCCCGCCCTGCGGCAGCTGGTCGAGCGCTTCGGCCCCCAGGTCCTCTGCGCCGACGGCACCCTCGACCGGGCCGCCCTCTCCCGCATCGTCTTCGCCGACCCCCGCGCCAGGCAGGACCTGAACCGCATCACCCATCCGGCCATCGCCGCGCTGGCGGAAAAACGCCTTGCCGAACTGCGCCGGCAAAATCCCCTGCTGGTCGTCTACGAGGCGCCGCTGCTGTTCGAAGCGGGCGCCGAAGGGCGGGTCGATGCCGTGCTCAGCGTAATCATCGACGAGCGCCTGCAATTGAATCGCTTGATGGCCCGGGACCGCAGCGGCCCTGAGGCTGCCCAGGCGAGGATTGCTGCCCAGATGCCCCAGTCCGAAAAGGCCGCGCGCTCGGATTACCTTATCGATAATTCCGGCTCGCTCGAGCAGCTCAGGCAGCAGGTCCAGGCGCTCTGGAGCCAACTCACCGGCCGGGGCCCCGCAGCCGGTCCAGCCGATCGAGAAAACCGCTGA
- a CDS encoding alpha/beta hydrolase, translating to MSLREGAAAPQDRPAATISIENERRKGLAAGVTREENLPFLRTPSGSARGGVLLVHGFTASPWEMRSPAEALAQAGFLCHAVRLPGHGTTPEDLAGRSCEEWQEAVERGYRLLAEQTDRVYGVGMSTGALLLLTLAEIRPLEGVVLLSPFLRLRHRLAPGAGLLRYFLRFQKRSLPAELAPYYYELRPVNGVYQLYRLVRKVRRLLRGLRLPVLVINARGDSTIDPASGAELYRRLGSTTKEHHLLGEEVSHILTTEENPRLAETLKLISGFLDRLDRLRGPGR from the coding sequence ATGTCCCTTCGGGAGGGGGCTGCGGCCCCGCAAGACAGGCCGGCGGCCACTATCAGCATTGAAAATGAACGGCGCAAGGGCCTGGCCGCGGGGGTCACCCGGGAGGAGAACCTCCCCTTCCTGCGAACCCCCTCCGGTTCGGCGCGAGGCGGGGTGCTTCTGGTTCACGGCTTCACCGCCTCGCCCTGGGAAATGCGCAGCCCCGCCGAGGCCTTGGCCCAGGCGGGCTTTCTCTGCCATGCGGTGCGCCTGCCGGGACACGGGACCACGCCGGAGGACCTGGCGGGCCGCAGCTGTGAAGAGTGGCAGGAGGCGGTGGAGCGCGGCTATCGATTGCTGGCCGAACAGACCGACCGGGTTTACGGGGTCGGCATGAGCACCGGCGCCCTGCTGTTGCTGACCCTGGCCGAGATCCGGCCCCTTGAAGGGGTGGTGCTGCTCTCGCCTTTCCTGCGGCTTCGCCATCGCCTCGCCCCAGGCGCCGGGCTGCTGCGGTATTTCCTGCGCTTCCAGAAACGCAGCCTCCCTGCCGAACTTGCTCCGTACTACTACGAGCTGCGCCCGGTCAACGGGGTTTACCAGCTCTACCGCCTGGTGCGCAAGGTGCGGCGTCTGCTGCGCGGGTTGCGCCTTCCGGTTCTGGTCATCAACGCCAGGGGCGACTCGACCATCGACCCGGCCAGCGGCGCAGAGCTTTACCGGCGCCTTGGCAGCACCACCAAGGAGCATCATTTGCTCGGCGAGGAAGTTTCCCACATCCTCACCACGGAGGAAAACCCGCGGCTGGCGGAAACGCTGAAACTGATCAGCGGTTTTCTCGATCGGCTGGACCGGCTGCGGGGCCCCGGCCGGTGA
- a CDS encoding HEAT repeat domain-containing protein has protein sequence MSTLDARRKVLKEALTDADDGVRLAAAGALEQLEALMGLGQVLEALKSDNRGQRVKAILALERVASPRVFAPLMEQLKDADPDIRAAAIQVLGKKKNPKTLGGLVKHLKDPHPAVRVHAAEALGHFEDPRLVPYLGAALKASDLELVKSAVRALGALGAGEAEPFLIPLAKDSRPAVRREAVRALGKLRIEG, from the coding sequence TTGAGCACGCTTGATGCACGGCGAAAAGTACTCAAGGAGGCGTTGACCGACGCGGACGATGGCGTGCGCCTGGCCGCTGCCGGCGCTTTGGAACAGCTCGAGGCCCTCATGGGCCTGGGGCAGGTCCTGGAGGCGCTGAAGTCCGACAACCGCGGCCAGCGGGTCAAGGCCATCCTCGCCCTGGAGCGGGTCGCCTCGCCCCGGGTATTCGCTCCCTTGATGGAGCAGCTCAAGGATGCCGATCCGGATATCCGGGCCGCGGCCATCCAGGTGCTGGGCAAAAAGAAGAACCCCAAGACCCTCGGGGGCCTGGTCAAGCACCTGAAGGACCCCCACCCGGCCGTGCGGGTGCATGCCGCCGAGGCCTTGGGGCATTTTGAAGACCCGCGGCTGGTGCCCTACCTGGGCGCCGCCCTGAAAGCCTCGGACCTCGAACTGGTCAAGAGCGCCGTCCGCGCCCTCGGTGCCCTGGGCGCCGGCGAGGCGGAGCCGTTCCTGATTCCCCTGGCCAAGGATTCGCGTCCCGCGGTGCGCCGCGAGGCGGTGAGGGCCCTGGGCAAGCTCAGGATCGAGGGATGA